AATTAACTAAGCACTATAAATAGCATACAGTGGTAATCAAAAATATTATAACAAGAAGCCTAATTAAGATTGTTAGAAAACTAAACTAATTGTGGAAGAGAGTGATAGTGTCGTCATTAGGGTATAAATTCTTGTATTACGAGTATTACTTATGGGTAGGAAGCCTGTATTTAGGCAAGACTTAACTTGTCCTTCTTGTGGTAGTCATCATGTTGTTAAGTGTGGTAAGTCTTGGGGTAGGCAGAAGTTTTTGTGTAGGGATTGTGGTAAGCGTTTTTTGGGTGATGCTTCTAGGCATCATTATCATAAGAGGGTTAAGGAGGAGGCTTTAAGAATGTATGCTAATGGTATGAGTATGAGGGCTATTTCTAGGGTTCTTAACGTACCTTTGGGTACTGTTTTCACTTGGGTTAAGCGTTATGGTGGGAGGAAGTATGAGAAGCTAGTTGACTTATGGAATAAGGCTAAAGAGTTTGTTAAGGGTAAGGTTGTTACTAAGGTTGTTGATGAGATGTGGACGTACTTGTACAGAAACACTAGGGCTTTCTACAAGTGGGTCTTCACTTGTTACGTTTTCACGAGTCTTGGACTCTACCTAGTTTACTCTGTTGGTGATAGGGATGAGAATACTTTCAGTGAGATTAAAATGTACTTACCGGATGAGGGTAGGTGGGTGAGTGATGATTACAACGTTTACTTTTGGTTAAAGGATCACACGATTGTCTCACCCGTTAACCCCAACGAGGGGCTACATTCCTCACTAAGGGATAGGCTTGTACGCTTTAAGAGGGCAACAAAGGCAGTGAATAGGAGCATAAGCATGATAAAGTACTCCATAGCACTAGTCTTATGGGAGAGAAGGCTAATCCCAGAATTTATACCCTAATGACGACACTATCAAGAGAGTCGTCAGTTTTATAACGATTCTCAAATATTTTTAGGAAACAAGGCATAGGCTAGGGAGATTTTCTGAAGTTTTTAACGAACATGAAGGAATATGAATTACTTTCTCTAATTAGAGAACCTAAGCAGCACTTAGATTTTGTAAGGAGAATTTTAGAGGATATGAAAGGAAACTCGTGACGTTATCCAAGTTGATTAAAAAGCAATTCATGAGTAATATTAATAAGTAATTGGGATGAGATAATATTATGAAGACACTTTCAACTGAGAAAGACCTTTTGCTCAAGGTTGATAAAGTCTTTCCATGGGAAACGTTTAGGGATAAACTTAAGTCACTTTACTCCAAGAAACCCAAGTGAGACGTTATATTACTCCTCAAAGTCCTATTAATCAAGTTCGTCTACGACATCTCTTGGAATAACTTAGAGGGAGAAATTAGGGATAGTAAAATGTTCATGAAATTCCTGGGTGGGAAAGTCCCACCAAAGAGCACAGTATTCTTCTTCTATAAGAGATTACAAGAAACAGTTGTCGATGAGGGGGAAACAATGCGGACAACCCTAATGGATGAGTTAAACAAGGCCTTAAACAAGGTGATCAAAGAGTATAGAGAAAAGGGCTTCGAACTTGAAGTAGGGAGAGAAAAACGATAGGTTCGAAGACTACCACATAATAGACACATTCTTCCGCGAGGGGAAGAGGAGTTTTCAAACCGGTCTAGAGAAGATCTCACTTGACCTTGATGAGATTAACGACGATTTTCTCCTCATGAGTTATACTGTTTCTAAGCTCAAGTACTTTACAAGCTTTAGGAAGTATAAGGGTAGTTGGGGTAGGAAGCATGGTAAGTCCTACTTTGGCTTTAAAGTTTGTTGAAAGGAAGACCAATTTTGTTTAAGGTTGGGTTAATTTGAGTGATTTGGCCTTTTCCTTTGATGATTTTAAGGTTATGGGGGATAGGGCTTCCAAGAAGAACATCTTGGTTAAGGGTGTTAGTTCTGCTAGGCTTCCGGTTAAGGGGTTAAGATTAGGGAAGGTAAGGCTTCTGCAACGACTTTGAGGGGTGTTGTGATAGAGGTATTCTTTCTTAACCTCTATCGTAATCTTGAAATTCTGTCAGCGAGGATTAGGACAAGGGTTTTAGTTAATTAACAAGGCTTGCTTACTAGTTTTAGTTGTGAGTATAACAAATTTTATTATGAAACTGTACAATTATTTGTATTATGTTTATTAATACATATTATATAATCTTTTCTAGTTGAATATAATGAATAATTTTATAACAAGAAATATTATAGTTAAGATAATTTTTCAATTTTACTCAAACTATAACGTCACGAGCTTTCAAAACATTTTAAAAACTCCTAGAAAAGATATAAAATATGAATATAAGTGAGGTTGACGTAGAGGGTTTTAGGGGGCTTAAAATTGCTACTAGGCTTAAGAGGATTAATATTGTCGTTGGGGAGAACGGTAGCGGTAAGACTTCTTTTCTTGAATCAATTTTTATGTCAACTCTTTTCCAATCAGATATAAATGATAATGACATATACACTTTTCTCATTTATATACTAAACAGTAGGGGAGATATTCTTTCTGCCTTTTCCACTCTGTCTGACTCTAAAGTTAGAATTGATGATGTAATAACACAATTTAAGAAGATTGACCCTTACAGTATTGATGTTGAAATAAATAATGAAAAAGTGGCTGAAATTAGGGTAAAATCTGGAATCTTAACAACTGAGACTTTATCTGGACCGTTGTTTTTGCCAATTGTAAGGATTATAAAAAAAATTGGTATTAAATATTCCCCTCTTTACATTTCTACATTCTTTGATTCTTCAGGGAATCCGGAAAGAATTTACAGTATCGCGAAAAGAAAAAAAGAAAAATAGAATCCAATTTTGAAATATTACAAGACGAATATGGCCAATTTAAGCTATATTATGATAAGCTACCTGCATACGTTATGGGCAGAGGACTCTTAAAGAGGGAATTAATAAAACTAGCCCTAATGTCATCTGACATTCTCTTAATTGATGAAATTGAAGATTCCCTTCATCCCGATCTTGTAATGGAAGTATTGAATTATATAAAGCGTGAAAAAGGAGTTCAAGTAATTTTCACTACTCACGTAAACGAAGTTGTAAAAATGGCAGGAAAAGTACTTGCTGATTCTGAGACCCAAGTAATTTATCTATCTAAAGCAGGATATGAAACGTATAAGCTTTCAGAAATTTCTGAATTCGAGAAGCCCCTTAGTTGGTTAGGATACGTGTGAAACATGGCTATAAGTTGTGATAGAATATTTGTAGAAGGTGCTACTGAAAAGATCATTCTTAGTAAGCTAGGTTATAATGAAGATAATATAGAAGTAAAATTCGGGAGGGAAGAGGTGATTAAGGAATTTAAAAAGTACTTGTCTTCCTCTATGTCTATCTTGAAAAAGGGAAATGTATGTTTTGTAATAGATGGAGACGAGGAAAGATACAAGGGTGTTTATAATAGGCTTAAGAAGGATATAAGTGCTCTAGATTATTCTCCACCGTATATAAAAATGTGTAAGGATAACTTATGTTATGTTTTAGTAGTCATAGGTAATAAAAACGATGATTTTAAAGGTTGTATTGAAACAATATTATTGGAAAAACTCAAGATAGACGAGAAAATTAATGATATAATAAACAGAGTATTAGAATATGAACAACAGAAGGTAGGTCATCTTTCAATATGTGATAGAGATAAAATACGTTTTTATTTATCGATATTTTTACTTTCTGGAGGACCAACATTGCTTTATCTATCTAAAAGGTTTACAGAAGAATTACTTAGAATAGTTGGGGAGGATTTCATAAGAAATATTATCGCTGATTTCATAGAAATTAAATAGAATTGTCAAAAAGTTTTTATCACTTACGTAAAAGAGAGATTCTCATATTAACGCTAATCCCTTTCTCCTCAACTTTCAACTCTCCCATTAGCTATTAGGCTGGGTTAAACGCTTTAGTCACATACTTCACGACTTACTGGAAAGTATCTGCAACGACTTAAAGCTTTTTACTCGTTAGTACGCACTTAACATATGGAAGGATATTTAGATTATAAAAATAATTCTAAAGGTTATATTTACGCTAAATTATACGATAGTTTGGTTGAAGGCAAATTAGCTTTAGAGATGTTGCAAAAAGGCCTGTTACAGAATGCTTCTTCAAAGGCATTTTTAAGTGTAAAATCTGCTATTAGTGCACTAATTGTAAAGAATCTTAATGAGATTATCAAATCAAAAAATGAGAAGGAAAAGTATTGGTACGAAAACGTCGGATATTCAGCACCTGCAACAGGATTAATAGGAATATCAAAAGACTTGAAAAACTTAAGCATAGACGCTGAAAACGTGATAAGAATTGCTTTATCTTTACACAAGTTCTCGTACAATGGTTTTGATCCTAATTTTGTTGATTATAGGAACTCTGAAGAGGTAATAAGTGACATAAAAGAGGTCACAGAGTGGTTACTTAATTTAAAATATTACTTTAGCGATTTTTGGGACGAAAAGTTAGAAAAAGCAAAGAAGGAGTTAGAGGAATTATTAAAAAATACGTTCAATTAATTATCCGCTCCTAAAAGGAATTTCGGTTATATGCACAGCGTAATGCACCATGAGTATTTCCCTGCTTTTTAAAGCTAACCTTAGGAATAGGTTAAGGAGGGATTTAATACTCTTAGGCTATAGTGAGAGTTTGTCCAAGAGGAATTTGAGTGATGTGTTAAGGATAATATTGCTAAGGTTAGGTTTCTTTTGGATGAGTTGGAGAGGCTAAGAAGAGGGCACCTAATGAAACTCTCTGAAGGGAGTTAGTCCCGTAGATGACATGAAAAGGAGTAATAAGGCCGGGTGACTAATAATCACGATGAAGGCCAAACTCTACATCGTAGAGAATACTAGAAAAAATTATTTTCTTTTGCTAATTAGTAATGCAATAACTATAACTATTATTAAGATTATACCCACAATAATTCCTATGTTTACGTAATTATATCCAGAGTTAACTATTAACGTTTTCACAGCAGTCTTACCCCATAAATCTTTGGCTATTAGCGTAATATTATTTTCACCGTTTTGCAACTTAAGTTGTAACTGGGTTGTTGATGAGTAGTTACCTACAAGTTTACCGTTTAAGAAGATAAGATAATACGTATTAGTTCCGCCATTAACTGAAGCCGATAATGTAATTGATGTATTATACTGAATGAAGTTTCCTTGAGTTTGTTCTTTAACACTTAACGAAGGAGGTGAGACTACTGACACTGGTTTACTCACATTTATTATATAACCTGCAGAATCCCTAACCGTCACCGTTATTATATAAACTCCTATACTGCTTAAATCTAGTTCCTTAAAGGATCCATTACCCACATAACTTCCGTTAATATACCAAGAAATATAGTAGGGTGGTGTTCCTAGAGATACTGTAGCGTTAACTGGAAACTCAGCTCCAGAATCTATAGTAGTTTTAGGTACTGATAACTCAGCTACGGGATCAGGGTTAACCCTTATAATAAAGCTCTTTGCTGACGATACCCCTAGAACGTCTTTTACCATAACAGTAATGTTATATTCGCCAATATTAGAAGGCGTGAAATTATACAGTTCATCCCCAATTCCACTACTTACTAAAGAGTTATTAACGTACCAGTAATATACAAGGCTTCCAGATCCCCCTTTACCTATAGCCTTTATTACTTCCCTTAATCCCTTATCTGTCTCATTGGTATAACTTAATGTAGAAATATAGGGATTGGGATTGATAGTGAAATTATATTTTGAAATATTTATACTACCTGCGTAATCCTTAATTTCTATTTGAATGGTATATTTTCCTATACTATAACCCTTCATGTTTACTGTGTAATATGCAATTGAAGTGTAATTCATGATTTTATACGTTTCTGATAATATCCCGCTATCATTAGATATTGTAATAGTGATATTATATGGCTTAGTACCTCCGCTTATTATAGAGGTAAAGTTAAAGTATGGCAATGCAAGATCTGTATAATTGGTTACGTTAAGTATTTGTACTTTTAAGGGCGGATTTATTGTAAGCGGGAATTCGTAAGATTTTAAATTTCCATTAAAATCAATAAGTTTTATTTTAATAGTATAATTACCTGGAGAAAGCGGATTTAAGGGTAAATAATACGTCAATACAGAGGGGAATAGAACGTAAGTATATCCAGATAACTCGTTTCCACTGCTATTGCTAATTGTAACGTTTAACTTATACGGTAAAACTCCACCAGAGACGTTTATAGTAAATACGTATGGGAAATTCTGGTCTGTAACTTTAGTGTAATTAACAACGTTAAATCTTAACTGTGATACGTTTTCGTTTAAGTTATTTATAACTTGATAACCACTACTCACTAAATAAACACCATTATATGAAACAGTATATAAGTTATCTGCGGATTCCTCAGTATCCAGACCAAAGGGGAAGAGGAATTTAGGGGGTGCTAAAGTTCCGTTTAAATATTGATAGATCATAGCTAATTCCACATTTGATTCATTAAAGAATGTAAACTCACCATTACCTCCACCACCTAATATTAGCTCTGCATCGTAAGCAAATCCTCCCGCAGTGAAGTTATAACCATCTACAAGGATATATGCTGATAACGTATTAGGTATCAATATGGTGACATTATCGTACCATATGGGTAAACCACTCTGGTTCATGTACCCAAAAGATATCATGGGACCTTGAGAAGTGTATGATGTGTTTATGAGTAAGTATTTTAAAGAGGGTATTAATAGTGTGGAGAAATTGGTACCATATACGTAATAGTCATTTCCGTCATTAGTAACGTAAACTATTCCATTACCCTTCACACTACTATTAGATAGAATTGAGATTTTACCAGTTAAATTCCATATATTATCTACAAATCTGTAGGAATAATTATTGGTATAAATTTGTATAACATTCTGTAACCAAAGTTGTTGAGAACCACCTATCGTATTAACCTGAAGAACTACATTTAACTGAATGGATGCAGAGTATTGACTTATACCAGCCGGTGGTGTTGAATTATACGCTAGTAATTTGTTAATCTCAACAGCACCTATTACACTTTTAATCTTCTCTATATAAGGACTGATAACACCATTGTTAACCTTAAGACCGTAATCGGCTATACCAGTAGGCAAGGGTCTTATTAGAATATAGTAATTTAACGTAACAGGATTATTACTAATGTTATTATCGAAAACAATATAATATTGTCCACTTTTAAGAGGAAAGAATCTACTAAGGGAATTAGTAGTAGTTGAATATATTGACTGAGATAAACCTGTTTGATTAAATTGATAAAATTGTGAAGGAGTCATAATCATGAAAGTTATTGGTGATGATGCGTAAAAAATTACGTCAATACCGTTTCCTTGTGTAACATTATCACTAATATAGAAATAGTAACGAGGAGGTAATTGTATTTGGCCATATAAAGGTAGAGATAAAGTAAAAAAGGAAAATAATGGAAGAATTAACATTGCCAAGAATAGTATGTTAAGCAATCTCATAGGTAAAAAGACAGTACTATGTTATATTTAAATGTTATTAGAGTAATACTTTATGCAACTAACGTTAACAATCGCGTTTTATTAAAGTTATTTTAATGACATTTTGTCGTCTAGATAATATTATTGAGTGATTAAAGCTTAGTTATGGAAATGCCTTGTGAAACTCTTGAATTTCCTTAGATGTTAAGCTCGTTAAATTTTCTTAAATTCAAAATTAAACGTTAGATTAAAAGTGAGTTTAACGTTAACCTTAATAAAATTTGAAGTAAACACAAAGCATATGGAAACTCGTCTTCTTTCAGTTCTAGAATAAGATTTGTCGTTCTTATATATTAGAAAGCATAGATAAGCATAAATATTCCACATTATTTTCCTTACATTTCTTTAAAAAATATTCTTCACTGAAATCATTTCGCGCTATGGAATACTTTATAATATCCTTAGCCTTTATAATATCCTTTATGCCTCGCTGTTTAGAAGATATTGCATAAAGTACAGCCAAATCTTCTGGTGACGCGATGTAAATTTTTCCCACTCCTTTAATTTTAATTTGCCTCCTCTTTGAGATAAATTCCTCAGTTATTCTATATGCTGGAGGTTTAACTAAGTCAATCTTAATACCTTCTATAATTACTACATATTGCCAATGCCCTATATCATTGGGAGTTATTTGATATTGTGAAGATACATATTCGATAAATTCCGCTAATCTTTCATAATCGTCTAGATTTACTAGGAAGTCTATATCTAATGTTGTCTCTGGTGGTGCATAGAAATTTCTTGCAAATCTTCCTATAAGTGCGTAGTCTGGATAGTATCTCTCTATAAGCTTCAGCGCTTTTCTGAAAGCATTTTTATATTTCCATTCAATCTCCACAATTCAACACCTAAACTAAGCGAAAGTAAAACGTACTCTACTTTGGTCATATTAGTATCCTTATCTAAGTAATAATTTAAATAATCTTTAAGCTCTTCGTCACTTATCTTATACTCTCTTGCAAATGTTAACAATTCTTCCCACTTCTTTAACTCCTCCTTTCGTCCCAGATAATATCTCCTTGGTCTCTTAGACAATTTGTCCCACATTGTCACATAAATATAATTTCCTTTTATCTGAATCCTCATAATATATACTATGAATTTATAGTATATATTTTTTAAGCGCAGACGCTACAATATTAGTAGTTATTGATTTACGTTAAGTACCTGCTTAAGGTAAGCCGCTATTCATGGTTTACTAATTTTCTACACTCAGATGAGAAAAGAATCAGCTTATATTATTTAATTCTACTCCTTATTTTACGAGTGTGGACAACAATTTCGTTCATTTGAAATTTGGTTAAAATTTCCTTAAAGTTATATCATTTAAACTCTCTGATTTACAATAAAAATTTTTGAACAAGGTTAAAGTTACAATACTATATTTTATTAACTGATAAATCTTGTGGTTAATTGAAAAATAAAATTATACTTTATATAATTTATACTGAATTAACAAAATTGTTATCCACACTCTTTTTACTGTGTAAAAATTAACATTACATTTAATCCTACTAAAAAGCATTACATGAGGAATATGGGATTCTAATATTTTTAAAAATTAAAGATATAAATTATAAAATTTATTTTAATTTACTAAAACTTATACATTTAAGGCGTTAAGTAATAAATTATGAAAGTCGAATTCTAATCAGGATTTACTCTTTACTTCATTATTATCCTACCTTGTCTTATCTCCCTCTTTAAAGGGTCTAGGACTAATCCAAAGATTTCGAGAGTTACTACGCCTAATAAATTCTCATCCTCACTCTCACCTAAGATTACTGGTGAGTGTCTTTCACCATAAGGTGGCAATTCTATTATGGCTTCAGAAACTCCCCTCTCTATAGTTGTACCATCAGCTAAGATTAGTGATACGTGAGAAATCTCCTTTAAGCCCAATTTTTGCCATACTTCCTTCTTTAGAACAGTATAATAAGCACCAGAGTCAATTAAGAACCTAACTTTTTCACTTTCTCCACGTTCATTTTTCACTATCCCATCAATGTAAATTAAACCCACAATTATAATTTTAGCATGACTATTTAAAAACCTAAGTATCTGATCAGTGTGAAAATCTTAAGGTTCTTTACCCATGGATACAATTTATCAACTAGCCTACTACATGGCGCGAATATCATTTTGGAATATCTAATTAACCTTCACGCCAACTGCAAATTTCTGTTAGGATTAAGCCTAGATAATTTTACCTGACAAAATTGAAGAATTCCACAAAGCATAATCACATCATAATGAAACTAATATGCGGAAAATTTGATATGTACCATAGTAATACTAGCTAATACTACAAAAATTTTAAGGTATAAAAATAATCTTTTTAAACAATGAAGGGAACGACAGATAATGAAGACAAAATTTCAACACCTTTTCACATAGCCCTATATATGGTAAGTAAGCTCTTCAGTAATCCGAGTCCTAACGCTAGAGTTTTAGATGCCGGTTGTGGAGAAGGTGTATTCATCGAGGCAATCATCAAATGGTATTCTGAACAAGGAATTGAACTTCCGGAAATAGTGGGAGTTGAGATAGATCATAAATTAGCTGAAAAGGCTCGTAAAAAATTCAATAATATTAGCAAGGTAAAAATTATAGAAGATGATTTCCTTACTGTTGAAGAGGAAAAACTAGGAGGAAAATTCGATTACATTATAAGTAATCCCCCATATATTTCTTACGAAAAGATAAGTCCAGAGAAGAGGAAACTGTATAAATCCATATTTGAAACAGCCGTAGGAAGATTTGACACTTACATGCTCTTTTTAGAAAGAGCCCTAAACTTACTTAAGCCAGGGGGTAGAATGGTCTTTCTGACTCCAGAGAAGTACCTTTATGTTATATCAGCCGGGAAATTACGTAAACTACTATCTAAATATAGAGTAGTAGAAATAGAGCTAATTAACGCCTTTGAGGGTATATTAGCCTATCCCACGATAACCGTAATTGAGAAAATACCCTCAGATAAACAAACGATAATTAAAAACAGAGAAGGTAAGGTAATTAGCATATTTCTACCTAAAGACGGATCACCTTGGTTAACGTCCACTGGGAATTTAAACTATAAGCTTAAACTTAAGGATATAGCTTTAAGGATAAGCCCAGGAGTAGCTACGGGGAGGGATGAGATTTTCGTAATTCCTAAGAGTAAATTGCCTAAGAGTCTTGAACCATATGCTTATCCCACTATTAGTGGTAATGAACTATCAGCGTTTAAACCTGGAGAAGCCATCAATTACGATAAGCTTAATTACGTTATGCTAGTCCCTTATTCCCGTGATGGTACACTAATTGAGGATAAGGCTTTAATAGATTACCTATCTAAATGGCGTGATAAATTAGAATCCCGACATATAGTAAGGATTGGAAAGAAAAAATGGTACGCTTTTCATGAAGACCCTCCCTTAAATTACATCCTTAAGCCTAAAATATTATGGAAGGATATTTCAAAGGAACCTACATTTTACGTTGATGAAAGAGGTGAGATCGTACCTAGACATAGCGTGTATTATATGGTACCGTCAGATTCCTCTATAATACCGAGGTTAATTAAATACCTTCAGACTGAAGAGGTTAAGGATTGGTTAAAGGCTAATTGTCAAAGGGCTGCTAATGGATATATTAGGCTTCAATCCCACGTTATAAAAAATCTTCCAGTACCAGATAATCTAGTTCGAGGAGTTGAAATTTGGCTAGGGAAAACGTTATAGAAGAGATCTTAAGGAAGATTCCCAGACCAAATCGTGATGAGTTACCTACTCTTTATGAGGATTTAGATCAGATGGCCCGTAAAATAGGGTTGATTTTAATTACCTCAAAACTTTACGAACCAGAGACGACTATGATACGATTTGATAAGGCTAATGAAGAAGACATATTGGGATTAATTAAGGAAAACCCAGATTTAATGGTACCATTCTTCGTGATGGTGTGTGGATTTAGTGTAAGAGAGTTGGAGAGGCTTTACGGGATAAGGAATGTTTACTCAATACGTAAAGGAGAGCAATTATACAAGTTTTCTAAGGTAGTTAAAGAGAACCTATTAATGCCTCTTTATCTCGAAACACTCATTTATAAATTTTATAAAAATTGGGAAGAACATCAAAAACGCCATTATAGAGGTAGAGAGGCTGAGGAATACGTTATAGGAATCTTAAGGCAAAACGGCTACAATGCGGGTAAAATTAGGGTTATTTGTAAAAGTAAGGAAATGGAAATAGATTGCGCAATACCACCTAATAATAATTTTAAAGTTGCAATTATGATAAGAGAAGGTGTATTCAGAGATTTATTGAAAAGGGCAAAGGAATACAGTACAGAATATGATGATCTTTTAGAATGTTTTCCTGGCATTAAATTCGTTCTTATTTACTTTGTTTCTCTGCATGAGAGGAGAAGA
The genomic region above belongs to Saccharolobus caldissimus and contains:
- a CDS encoding IS1 family transposase is translated as MGRKPVFRQDLTCPSCGSHHVVKCGKSWGRQKFLCRDCGKRFLGDASRHHYHKRVKEEALRMYANGMSMRAISRVLNVPLGTVFTWVKRYGGRKYEKLVDLWNKAKEFVKGKVVTKVVDEMWTYLYRNTRAFYKWVFTCYVFTSLGLYLVYSVGDRDENTFSEIKMYLPDEGRWVSDDYNVYFWLKDHTIVSPVNPNEGLHSSLRDRLVRFKRATKAVNRSISMIKYSIALVLWERRLIPEFIP
- a CDS encoding transposase, producing MSWNNLEGEIRDSKMFMKFLGGKVPPKSTVFFFYKRLQETVVDEGETMRTTLMDELNKALNKVIKEYREKGFELEVGREKR
- a CDS encoding PaREP1 family protein, whose protein sequence is MEGYLDYKNNSKGYIYAKLYDSLVEGKLALEMLQKGLLQNASSKAFLSVKSAISALIVKNLNEIIKSKNEKEKYWYENVGYSAPATGLIGISKDLKNLSIDAENVIRIALSLHKFSYNGFDPNFVDYRNSEEVISDIKEVTEWLLNLKYYFSDFWDEKLEKAKKELEELLKNTFN
- a CDS encoding thermopsin, which translates into the protein MRLLNILFLAMLILPLFSFFTLSLPLYGQIQLPPRYYFYISDNVTQGNGIDVIFYASSPITFMIMTPSQFYQFNQTGLSQSIYSTTTNSLSRFFPLKSGQYYIVFDNNISNNPVTLNYYILIRPLPTGIADYGLKVNNGVISPYIEKIKSVIGAVEINKLLAYNSTPPAGISQYSASIQLNVVLQVNTIGGSQQLWLQNVIQIYTNNYSYRFVDNIWNLTGKISILSNSSVKGNGIVYVTNDGNDYYVYGTNFSTLLIPSLKYLLINTSYTSQGPMISFGYMNQSGLPIWYDNVTILIPNTLSAYILVDGYNFTAGGFAYDAELILGGGGNGEFTFFNESNVELAMIYQYLNGTLAPPKFLFPFGLDTEESADNLYTVSYNGVYLVSSGYQVINNLNENVSQLRFNVVNYTKVTDQNFPYVFTINVSGGVLPYKLNVTISNSSGNELSGYTYVLFPSVLTYYLPLNPLSPGNYTIKIKLIDFNGNLKSYEFPLTINPPLKVQILNVTNYTDLALPYFNFTSIISGGTKPYNITITISNDSGILSETYKIMNYTSIAYYTVNMKGYSIGKYTIQIEIKDYAGSINISKYNFTINPNPYISTLSYTNETDKGLREVIKAIGKGGSGSLVYYWYVNNSLVSSGIGDELYNFTPSNIGEYNITVMVKDVLGVSSAKSFIIRVNPDPVAELSVPKTTIDSGAEFPVNATVSLGTPPYYISWYINGSYVGNGSFKELDLSSIGVYIITVTVRDSAGYIINVSKPVSVVSPPSLSVKEQTQGNFIQYNTSITLSASVNGGTNTYYLIFLNGKLVGNYSSTTQLQLKLQNGENNITLIAKDLWGKTAVKTLIVNSGYNYVNIGIIVGIILIIVIVIALLISKRK
- a CDS encoding nucleotidyltransferase family protein translates to MEIEWKYKNAFRKALKLIERYYPDYALIGRFARNFYAPPETTLDIDFLVNLDDYERLAEFIEYVSSQYQITPNDIGHWQYVVIIEGIKIDLVKPPAYRITEEFISKRRQIKIKGVGKIYIASPEDLAVLYAISSKQRGIKDIIKAKDIIKYSIARNDFSEEYFLKKCKENNVEYLCLSMLSNI
- a CDS encoding aspartyl protease family protein encodes the protein MGLIYIDGIVKNERGESEKVRFLIDSGAYYTVLKKEVWQKLGLKEISHVSLILADGTTIERGVSEAIIELPPYGERHSPVILGESEDENLLGVVTLEIFGLVLDPLKREIRQGRIIMK
- a CDS encoding Eco57I restriction-modification methylase domain-containing protein, with translation MKGTTDNEDKISTPFHIALYMVSKLFSNPSPNARVLDAGCGEGVFIEAIIKWYSEQGIELPEIVGVEIDHKLAEKARKKFNNISKVKIIEDDFLTVEEEKLGGKFDYIISNPPYISYEKISPEKRKLYKSIFETAVGRFDTYMLFLERALNLLKPGGRMVFLTPEKYLYVISAGKLRKLLSKYRVVEIELINAFEGILAYPTITVIEKIPSDKQTIIKNREGKVISIFLPKDGSPWLTSTGNLNYKLKLKDIALRISPGVATGRDEIFVIPKSKLPKSLEPYAYPTISGNELSAFKPGEAINYDKLNYVMLVPYSRDGTLIEDKALIDYLSKWRDKLESRHIVRIGKKKWYAFHEDPPLNYILKPKILWKDISKEPTFYVDERGEIVPRHSVYYMVPSDSSIIPRLIKYLQTEEVKDWLKANCQRAANGYIRLQSHVIKNLPVPDNLVRGVEIWLGKTL